A genomic stretch from Deinococcus sp. YIM 134068 includes:
- the hpaB gene encoding 4-hydroxyphenylacetate 3-monooxygenase, oxygenase component — translation MTARTGQQFLDRLRQNPPNLYVDGARVEDPTTHPATRNIAHSLAELYDLQHDPRLRDVLTYEEKGGRYATSFMVPRTKDDLRKIGEAHRLRANFSLGTLGRAPDYMNTNVMAAGMASDYFDLCESSGAPGSGRNFSENMRRYYEYVRENDLCLTHALTNPQVNRSKQASELPDPYIAMGIVEETEAGVIVRGARMLATLPIADEILIFPSTVIKENGDKSRYAMGFGLPTNAPGLYFQCREPFDLGRDVEDHPLSSRFDEQDAFVIFDDVLVPWERVFLMYDMTLANQAYSKTDAVLHMAYQVVNQKVSKTEAFLGIAQSIVETVGSGQFQHVQQKVSEIIVTLEIMRALQVAAVEGAELNRYGVMTPARGPLDAARNYYPAIYPRLNEIIQLLGASGIIMMPGKADREGPLGHFIEKHLQATNASAGDRLRLFRLAWDLTLSSFGARQNLYEKHFFGDPIRMSSALYEVYDKGPYVERIRQFLHQRQAVAAD, via the coding sequence ATGACTGCCCGAACCGGACAACAGTTCCTCGACCGTCTGCGCCAGAACCCCCCCAACCTGTACGTGGACGGCGCACGCGTCGAGGACCCCACCACCCACCCCGCCACCCGCAACATCGCCCACTCCCTCGCAGAGCTGTACGACCTCCAGCACGACCCCCGCCTCCGGGACGTGCTGACGTACGAGGAGAAGGGTGGGCGGTACGCCACCTCCTTCATGGTGCCGCGCACGAAGGACGACCTGCGGAAGATCGGGGAGGCGCACCGCCTCCGCGCCAACTTCTCGCTGGGCACGCTGGGCCGCGCGCCGGACTACATGAACACCAACGTCATGGCGGCGGGCATGGCGAGCGACTACTTCGACCTGTGCGAGAGCAGCGGCGCACCCGGCTCCGGGCGCAACTTCAGCGAGAACATGCGCCGCTATTACGAGTACGTGCGCGAGAACGACCTGTGCCTCACCCACGCGCTGACCAACCCGCAGGTCAACCGCTCCAAGCAGGCGTCCGAGCTGCCCGACCCTTACATCGCCATGGGCATCGTCGAGGAGACGGAGGCGGGCGTGATCGTGCGCGGTGCCCGGATGCTCGCCACGCTGCCCATCGCCGATGAGATTCTCATCTTCCCGTCCACGGTGATCAAGGAGAACGGCGACAAGAGCCGCTACGCGATGGGCTTCGGCCTGCCGACGAACGCGCCGGGGCTGTACTTCCAGTGCCGCGAACCCTTCGACCTGGGGCGGGACGTGGAGGACCACCCGCTGTCGAGCCGCTTCGACGAGCAGGACGCCTTCGTGATCTTCGACGACGTGCTCGTGCCGTGGGAGCGCGTGTTCCTGATGTACGACATGACGCTCGCCAACCAGGCGTACAGCAAGACGGACGCCGTGCTCCACATGGCCTATCAGGTCGTGAACCAGAAGGTCTCCAAGACGGAGGCGTTCCTCGGCATCGCGCAGAGCATCGTGGAGACGGTGGGCAGCGGGCAATTTCAGCACGTGCAGCAAAAGGTCTCCGAGATCATCGTCACGCTGGAGATCATGAGGGCGCTTCAGGTGGCCGCCGTGGAGGGCGCGGAGCTGAACAGGTACGGCGTGATGACCCCGGCGCGCGGACCGCTGGACGCCGCCCGCAACTACTACCCGGCGATCTACCCGCGCCTGAACGAGATCATCCAGCTCCTCGGCGCGTCGGGCATCATCATGATGCCGGGCAAGGCCGACCGCGAGGGGCCGCTGGGGCACTTCATCGAGAAGCACCTTCAGGCGACGAACGCGAGCGCGGGGGACCGCCTGCGCCTCTTCCGCCTCGCCTGGGACCTGACGCTCAGTAGCTTCGGCGCGCGGCAGAACCTGTACGAGAAGCACTTCTTCGGCGACCCCATCCGCATGTCCAGCGCCCTGTACGAGGTGTACGACAAGGGGCCGTACGTGGAGCGCATCCGGCAGTTCCTGCACCAGCGGCAGGCCGTGGCGGCGGACTGA
- the hpaE gene encoding 5-carboxymethyl-2-hydroxymuconate semialdehyde dehydrogenase, with product MTLSPPAPTHETLRQRLRQHPLRHFIGGGWVDAASGETFEVHTPTDNSRLTRAASGDATDVDRAAQAAWDAFPAWRALSGKARRKLLYRVAALIEDRAEEIALLESLDTGQPIRFMKAAATRAAENFRFFADRAEAAQDGQSLPAEGFLNYTLRQPVGPVGVITPWNTPFMLSTWKIAPALAAGCTVVHKPAEWSPVTATLLAEIMHEAGIPGGVVNLVHGLGETAGRALTEHPHIKAIAFIGESSTGSLIQRQSADTLKRVHLELGGKNPVVVFADADLDRALDAVIFMLYSLNGQRCTSSSRLLVERSVHDGFVAKLAERVANIRVGDPLDPATEVGPLVHPRQFEKVCSYFDIARQDGATVAVGGERIGTTGNYVRPTLITNARSGMRVAQEEIFGPVLTVIPFDTEEEALYVANDVKYGLAAYLWTNDLTRAHTFAGGLDVGMIWINSENVRHLPTPFGGMKASGIGRDGGDYSFDFYMETKNVAVNLSGHRAARLGVGEGQPGRDGADKGLAE from the coding sequence ATGACCCTATCCCCGCCCGCTCCCACGCACGAGACGCTGAGGCAGCGCCTGCGGCAACACCCTCTGCGGCACTTCATCGGCGGGGGGTGGGTGGACGCCGCGAGCGGGGAGACGTTCGAGGTCCACACGCCCACCGACAACAGCCGGCTCACCCGCGCGGCCAGCGGAGACGCGACCGACGTGGACCGGGCCGCTCAGGCCGCCTGGGACGCCTTTCCCGCGTGGCGCGCCCTCAGCGGCAAGGCCCGCCGCAAGCTCCTGTACCGCGTCGCCGCGCTCATCGAGGACCGCGCCGAGGAAATCGCCCTGCTGGAGAGCCTGGACACCGGGCAGCCCATCCGCTTCATGAAGGCCGCCGCCACGCGCGCCGCCGAGAACTTCCGCTTCTTCGCGGACCGGGCGGAGGCCGCGCAGGACGGGCAAAGCCTCCCCGCCGAGGGCTTCCTGAACTACACCCTGCGTCAGCCGGTCGGTCCGGTCGGCGTCATCACCCCCTGGAACACGCCCTTCATGCTCTCCACCTGGAAGATCGCCCCGGCCCTCGCCGCCGGATGCACGGTCGTCCACAAGCCCGCCGAGTGGAGTCCGGTCACGGCGACGCTGCTCGCGGAGATCATGCACGAGGCGGGGATTCCGGGCGGCGTGGTCAACCTCGTCCACGGCCTCGGGGAGACGGCGGGGAGGGCCTTGACCGAGCACCCGCACATCAAGGCCATCGCCTTCATCGGCGAGAGCAGCACCGGCAGCCTGATCCAGAGGCAGAGTGCCGACACCCTCAAACGCGTTCACCTCGAACTCGGTGGGAAGAATCCGGTCGTTGTCTTCGCCGACGCGGACCTCGACCGCGCCCTCGACGCCGTGATCTTCATGCTCTATAGCCTCAATGGGCAGCGTTGCACCTCCTCCAGCCGCCTGCTCGTGGAGCGGTCCGTCCACGACGGGTTCGTGGCGAAGCTCGCCGAGCGTGTCGCCAATATCCGTGTCGGCGATCCCCTCGATCCCGCCACCGAGGTCGGCCCGCTCGTCCATCCCCGGCAGTTCGAGAAGGTCTGCTCGTACTTCGACATCGCGCGGCAGGATGGGGCGACGGTGGCGGTGGGCGGCGAGCGCATCGGCACGACGGGCAACTACGTGCGGCCCACCCTGATCACCAACGCCCGTTCCGGGATGCGGGTCGCGCAGGAGGAAATCTTCGGGCCGGTCCTGACCGTCATCCCCTTCGACACGGAGGAGGAGGCGCTGTATGTCGCCAACGACGTGAAGTACGGCCTCGCCGCGTACCTCTGGACGAACGACCTCACCCGCGCGCACACCTTCGCGGGGGGGCTGGACGTGGGGATGATCTGGATCAACTCGGAGAACGTCCGCCACCTCCCCACCCCCTTCGGCGGCATGAAGGCCAGCGGCATCGGGCGCGACGGCGGGGACTACTCCTTCGACTTCTACATGGAGACGAAGAACGTCGCCGTGAACCTGAGCGGGCACCGGGCCGCGCGGCTCGGGGTGGGCGAGGGACAGCCGGGGCGGGACGGGGCGGACAAGGGGTTGGCGGAGTGA
- a CDS encoding endonuclease domain-containing protein, translating to MDRFSRRDGRERARDLRVRGTPQEVLLWQHLRAGRMLGVKFKRQQPLGFYIVDFVALERGLVVELDGGHHAGSEYDAVRDAELRARGFTVLRFWNNEVTDNLEGVLARIVEALG from the coding sequence GTGGATAGGTTCTCGCGCCGGGACGGCAGGGAGAGGGCGCGTGACTTGCGGGTACGGGGGACGCCGCAGGAGGTGTTGCTGTGGCAGCACTTGCGAGCTGGTCGCATGCTGGGCGTGAAGTTCAAGCGTCAACAACCACTCGGTTTCTACATCGTCGATTTTGTGGCGCTGGAGCGAGGGCTGGTGGTTGAACTCGACGGCGGCCACCACGCAGGAAGTGAGTACGACGCCGTGCGAGATGCGGAACTCCGCGCCAGGGGCTTCACCGTCTTGCGGTTCTGGAACAACGAAGTGACGGACAATCTGGAGGGTGTGCTGGCGCGAATCGTCGAGGCCCTGGGATAG
- the hpaD gene encoding 3,4-dihydroxyphenylacetate 2,3-dioxygenase has product MQPNIVRIAHGVFYVTDLERSRRFYVDLLGLNVLHETGGALYLRANEDREWTLKLELAPEAGVKHLAYRVGTPADLDALAELLDSQGLPHRWETEVDRPRLLRFQDPHGVPVAFYAESVKHRWLLQDYHLHRGAGLQRIDHINVMTPDVEGVMRWYMDHLGFRLSEYTEDEHGRVWAAWIQRRGSVHDLALTNGAGPRLHHFAYWMPDMQSIIRTCDILAGARMPDHIERGPGRHGVSNAFFLYIRDPDGHRIELYTSDYVTVDPDFEPIRWSLDDPRRQTLWGARTPRSWFEEGSLLEAFGGGWVTPQEGELRGLPVHVI; this is encoded by the coding sequence ATGCAGCCGAACATCGTCCGCATCGCCCACGGGGTCTTCTACGTCACCGATCTGGAACGCTCCCGGCGCTTCTACGTGGACCTGCTCGGCCTGAACGTCCTGCACGAGACGGGGGGTGCCCTGTACCTCCGGGCCAACGAGGACCGCGAGTGGACGCTGAAGCTCGAACTCGCCCCGGAGGCGGGCGTGAAGCACCTCGCCTACCGGGTGGGCACGCCCGCCGACCTCGACGCCCTCGCGGAATTGCTCGACTCCCAGGGTCTCCCCCACCGCTGGGAGACGGAGGTGGACCGCCCCCGACTGCTGCGCTTTCAGGACCCTCACGGCGTGCCCGTCGCCTTCTACGCGGAGTCGGTCAAGCACCGCTGGCTGCTTCAGGACTACCACCTGCACCGGGGGGCCGGGCTGCAACGCATCGACCACATCAACGTGATGACGCCCGACGTGGAGGGCGTGATGCGCTGGTACATGGACCACCTCGGCTTCCGGCTGAGCGAGTACACCGAGGACGAACACGGCAGGGTCTGGGCCGCCTGGATTCAGCGCCGGGGGAGCGTCCACGACCTCGCGCTGACGAACGGGGCGGGGCCGAGGCTCCACCACTTCGCGTACTGGATGCCCGACATGCAGAGCATCATCCGCACCTGCGACATCCTGGCGGGGGCGCGGATGCCCGACCACATTGAGCGCGGCCCCGGTCGCCACGGCGTCTCCAACGCCTTTTTCCTGTACATCCGCGACCCGGACGGCCACCGCATCGAGCTGTACACCTCGGACTACGTGACGGTGGATCCCGACTTCGAGCCGATCCGCTGGTCCCTCGACGACCCCCGGCGGCAGACCCTGTGGGGGGCCAGGACCCCCCGGAGCTGGTTCGAGGAAGGGTCGCTGCTGGAGGCCTTCGGCGGCGGCTGGGTCACGCCGCAGGAGGGCGAGTTGCGGGGCCTCCCGGTGCATGTGATCTGA
- a CDS encoding fumarylacetoacetate hydrolase family protein, translating into MKTARFLSRGRQHQGVLRDGLLIDAAGEGHPPGEVQFLLPVTPGKVIALALNYADHVAELGFKQPEEPVMFLKPNTSLLPHRGTVEYPRGAKFMHYEVELGLVIGRNARRVRAGDAADYIGGYTIANDLVVRDYVSNYYRPPMRAKGWDTFGPLGPYLVTPDEVPDPYDLGLRAYVNGELRQEGSTRDMILKGPELIEFMSRFMTLEAGDVILTGTPKGVSHVHPGDVMRLEIDGLGALENDVRLEDESAEPLVAEEGVRQ; encoded by the coding sequence GTGAAGACCGCCCGTTTCCTCTCGCGCGGACGCCAGCACCAGGGCGTCCTGCGTGATGGCCTCCTCATCGACGCGGCGGGCGAGGGCCACCCTCCGGGCGAGGTGCAGTTTCTGTTGCCCGTCACGCCCGGCAAGGTCATCGCGCTCGCCCTGAACTACGCCGACCACGTGGCGGAACTCGGCTTCAAGCAGCCCGAGGAACCCGTGATGTTCCTCAAGCCGAACACCAGTCTGCTGCCGCACCGTGGGACGGTCGAGTATCCGCGCGGCGCGAAATTCATGCATTACGAGGTCGAACTCGGCCTCGTCATCGGTCGCAACGCCCGGCGCGTGAGGGCGGGGGACGCGGCGGACTACATCGGCGGGTACACCATCGCCAACGATCTGGTCGTGCGCGATTACGTCTCGAACTACTACCGACCGCCCATGCGCGCCAAAGGCTGGGACACCTTCGGGCCGCTCGGCCCCTACCTCGTGACGCCGGACGAGGTGCCCGACCCGTACGACCTCGGCCTGCGCGCGTACGTCAACGGCGAACTGCGGCAGGAGGGGTCCACCCGCGACATGATCCTGAAGGGACCCGAGCTGATCGAGTTCATGTCCCGCTTCATGACGCTGGAGGCCGGGGACGTGATCCTGACCGGCACCCCGAAGGGCGTCTCGCACGTCCACCCCGGCGACGTGATGCGCCTGGAGATTGACGGGCTGGGGGCGCTGGAGAACGACGTGCGCCTGGAGGACGAGAGCGCCGAACCCCTCGTCGCCGAGGAAGGCGTGCGACAGTAA